In the Diachasmimorpha longicaudata isolate KC_UGA_2023 chromosome 1, iyDiaLong2, whole genome shotgun sequence genome, one interval contains:
- the LOC135159994 gene encoding mucin-2-like — protein MLQSTFFILLGFLISVNASSCPAGQEYRFLTCASLPSCLGNCYQPCTMVLKPGCTCKPGYVPCSNSTCIPQPSRCPSTPGVNTESPTTPGVNTESPTTPRVDTESPTTPRVDTESPTTTARITPTVTSPPVTTTKKPDEIPPITNSPSRPTENPSPITPPVTTQPPPVITTIPTTTSSSEPPVSSSTTPSSNPDVTPSTTSAPPRTTEPAPATGTISQRSTPPNIHNQSTEQPIITPPTDVTPKPSTPDDVTTKNTPSTPSSTTPSTPSSTTQSTPSSTTQSTPSSTTPSTPSPTTPSTPSSATPSAPSSTTKSPITPATSTEIPKKSKCCVLIVKLQNCSLPGFNLTSENSFEVGDECCDSLNEGFVTDALKKCGGEKKTESKVSNEPDFTNFITNLHTESKREGNLPASAFKSFNRQLSQSNSAFKKLSSPELMKFISVVKDV, from the exons ATGCTTCAATCCACATTCTTCATCCTACTGGGATTCCTGATCAGTGTTAATG CCTCATCCTGCCCTGCTGGCCAGGAGTATCGCTTTTTAACATGCGCCAGTCTGCCATCATGCCTAGGGAATTGTTACCAACCATGCACAATG GTATTGAAGCCTGGATGCACGTGTAAGCCAGGCTATGTACCATGTTCGAATTCCACCTGCATTCCCCAGCCGTCGAGGTGTCCTAGCACACCGGGAGTCAACACTGAAAGCCCAACCACACCGGGAGTCAACACTGAAAGCCCAACCACACCGAGAGTCGACACTGAAAGCCCAACCACACCGAGAGTCGACACTGAAAGCCCAACCACGACTGCGAGAATAACTCCTACAGTAACATCACCACCAGTTACAACAACCAAAAAACCTGATGAAATACCACCCATAACGAACTCCCCATCAAGACCAACCGAGAATCCGTCACCAATAACACCACCAGTGACAACGCAACCCCCTCCCGTAATCACAACAATCCCAACAACAACTTCGTCATCTGAACCTCCCGTCTCATCATCGACAACACCATCTTCCAACCCCGACGTGACTCCGTCCACAACTTCTGCACCACCACGAACCACAGAGCCAGCGCCGGCTACAGGGACAATCTCTCAGCGTTCAACGCCGCCCAACATTCATAATCAGAGCACTGAACAACCAATAATAACTCCACCTACAGATGTAACCCCTAAACCATCAACACCTGATGATGTAACCACTAAGAACACCCCATCTACTCCTTCATCAACCACCCCATCTACTCCTTCATCAACCACCCAATCTACTCCTTCATCAACCACCCAATCTACTCCTTCATCAACCACCCCATCTACTCCTTCACCAACCACCCCATCTACTCCTTCATCAGCCACCCCATCTGCTCCTTCGTCAACCACAAAATCGCCAATCACACCAGCTACATCAACAGAGATACCGAAGAAATCAAAATGTTGTGTTCTTATAGTTAAACTGCAGAACTGTAGTTTACCAGGATTCAATCTGACTTCAGAGAACAGTTTTGAGGTAGGTGATGAGTGTTGTGATTCTCTCAATGAAGGTTTTGTGACTGACGCACTGAAAAAATGTGGCGGAGAGAAAAAGACGGAATCAAAAGTCAGCAACGAGCCTGATTTCACAAACTTCATCACAAACTTACATACGGAATCTAAGCGTGAGGGGAATTTACCGGCGAGTGCATTTAAATCATTTAACAGGCAACTAAGTCAGAGTAATAgtgcattcaaaaaattaagttCTCCAGAACTCATGAAGTTTATCTCGGTTGTCAAAGATGTCTAG